In Bacteroidota bacterium, one genomic interval encodes:
- a CDS encoding type B 50S ribosomal protein L31 — protein MKPDIHPKGYRPVVFKDISCDYAFLTQSCVETKDSIKWEDGNEYPLVKLEISHMSHPFYTGKMKLVDTAGRVDKFNSRYKKATK, from the coding sequence ATGAAGCCAGACATCCATCCAAAGGGCTATCGCCCAGTAGTATTTAAGGATATTTCATGCGATTATGCATTCTTAACTCAATCATGTGTTGAAACTAAAGACTCCATCAAGTGGGAAGATGGTAATGAGTATCCCTTAGTGAAACTAGAAATCTCGCATATGTCGCACCCTTTTTATACCGGAAAAATGAAATTGGTTGACACTGCAGGACGTGTAGATAAATTTAACAGTCGTTATAAGAAAGCAACTAAGTAA
- the mscL gene encoding large conductance mechanosensitive channel protein MscL has product MGMFSEFKDFAMKGNLVDMSVAFVMGAAFNKVSSSFIDGIVMPPISLLTGGDLEGSIVLKKGVDAVMENGKELAAAVPEIAIKYGAFLSSTINFIVVAFVMFLIVRAINNMKKAEPAPAPDGPSASESLLGEIRDLLKK; this is encoded by the coding sequence ATGGGAATGTTTAGCGAATTTAAAGATTTTGCCATGAAAGGCAATCTAGTTGACATGTCAGTAGCCTTTGTAATGGGTGCTGCCTTTAACAAAGTGTCGTCAAGCTTTATTGACGGTATTGTAATGCCTCCTATCTCGCTCTTGACCGGTGGAGACTTAGAAGGGTCAATAGTTTTAAAAAAAGGTGTGGATGCAGTTATGGAGAATGGCAAGGAACTAGCTGCTGCAGTGCCGGAGATTGCAATTAAGTACGGTGCGTTTCTTTCTTCTACCATCAATTTTATTGTTGTGGCCTTTGTTATGTTTTTGATAGTAAGAGCTATTAATAACATGAAAAAAGCAGAACCTGCCCCTGCGCCTGACGGACCTTCAGCATCTGAGTCGCTTCTTGGAGAAATCCGCGATTTATTAAAAAAGTAA
- a CDS encoding DUF3078 domain-containing protein translates to MKKQIISLSIAMMCSIVAFSQADTAWKTGGIFSVMFNQVSFTQWAAGGDDATSVNAMVSPFANYKKGKWSWENNGLFAYGVLKAGKQDFRKNDDRIDINSKLGYALNPKLNVAYLFNFRSQFANGYNFDKVVSRIDGKDFYDLTSRFMAARLIVGYTHDFSSNIKLQTRLDLFSNYLENPQNIDVLWDIILGIKINKYISATYTTQLIYDDNSLVPKEKDNVKYLGKGAQIKQALGVGFSYNF, encoded by the coding sequence ATGAAAAAACAAATTATCTCTTTATCAATTGCAATGATGTGCAGCATCGTTGCCTTCTCGCAAGCTGACACTGCCTGGAAAACAGGTGGAATATTCAGTGTAATGTTTAACCAGGTATCGTTTACCCAATGGGCAGCCGGTGGCGATGATGCTACATCGGTAAATGCCATGGTATCACCTTTTGCCAATTATAAAAAAGGCAAGTGGAGCTGGGAAAACAATGGTCTTTTTGCTTATGGTGTTTTAAAAGCCGGAAAGCAAGATTTCCGTAAAAACGATGACCGTATTGATATTAACTCTAAGCTTGGGTATGCGCTCAATCCCAAACTAAATGTTGCTTACTTGTTTAACTTCCGTTCGCAGTTTGCCAATGGATATAATTTTGATAAAGTAGTTTCAAGAATTGATGGTAAAGATTTTTATGATCTTACGTCAAGATTTATGGCTGCACGTTTAATAGTTGGGTACACGCATGATTTTAGTAGCAATATTAAACTTCAAACCCGCCTCGATTTATTTTCTAATTATCTTGAGAATCCACAAAACATTGATGTTTTATGGGATATTATTCTTGGTATAAAGATTAACAAGTACATTTCGGCTACGTACACCACGCAACTTATTTATGACGACAACTCGTTGGTACCAAAAGAAAAAGACAATGTAAAGTACCTAGGCAAAGGAGCTCAAATAAAGCAGGCTCTTGGCGTAGGATTTTCGTATAACTTTTAA
- the mtgA gene encoding monofunctional biosynthetic peptidoglycan transglycosylase, with protein MLKKIFFKFLIILRKVFIWFVVLSIATTIIYRWINPPITPLMIWRVCEQLFDSDKEVKLTKDWVPLSEISPQMPLAVVAAEDQKFSEHIGFDIDAMEKALQYNQTHKGKVRGASTISQQVAKNVFLFPDRTYLRKALEVYFTFLIEIIWSKERILEVYLNVIEMGEGIYGTEAAAQHYYKKKAAQLSKYECAAIASILPNPRVWSPLKPNARVARKIKRVMVYMKYIDLKDVLADDDKK; from the coding sequence ATGCTCAAAAAAATATTCTTTAAGTTTCTGATCATTTTACGTAAAGTCTTTATTTGGTTTGTTGTATTGAGTATTGCAACAACCATTATTTATAGATGGATTAATCCACCAATAACACCACTTATGATATGGCGCGTATGCGAACAACTTTTTGATAGCGATAAAGAAGTTAAACTAACAAAGGATTGGGTCCCATTATCTGAAATATCGCCACAAATGCCTTTGGCAGTTGTGGCTGCCGAAGACCAGAAATTTTCAGAGCATATAGGGTTTGATATAGATGCTATGGAAAAAGCGTTACAATACAACCAAACACATAAAGGCAAAGTTAGAGGTGCCAGCACCATTTCGCAACAAGTTGCAAAAAATGTTTTTCTTTTTCCTGATAGAACTTACCTGCGCAAAGCACTCGAAGTTTATTTTACTTTCCTTATCGAAATTATATGGAGCAAAGAGCGAATACTTGAAGTATATCTGAATGTGATAGAAATGGGTGAAGGAATTTACGGCACCGAAGCTGCAGCGCAACATTACTATAAAAAGAAGGCCGCCCAATTATCAAAATACGAGTGTGCTGCTATTGCATCAATACTTCCCAACCCACGTGTATGGTCACCGTTAAAACCAAATGCACGTGTTGCAAGAAAAATAAAACGAGTAATGGTCTACATGAAATACATCGACTTAAAAGATGTACTTGCAGATGATGACAAAAAATAA
- a CDS encoding chromophore lyase CpcT/CpeT: MKHQRYYLMLLLCLGLLQPIKSQRLLTQADVGKLAESMAGSYNSAKQSEKDTSYYNIVLHMVPIWPNEKNGKYLYVEQAMATQMDKPYRQRVYHLQLADDSTITSTVFEISSASTFINAWKLPHVLEQLTSDSLISRQGCAIYLRKNEDGNFVGSTKAKECLSTLRGAAYATSEVVIYKSKMVSWDRGWNAEDKQVWGAVKAGYQFIKE, translated from the coding sequence ATGAAACATCAACGTTACTACCTTATGCTACTTCTTTGCCTTGGATTATTGCAGCCAATAAAATCGCAACGTCTATTAACACAGGCAGATGTAGGCAAACTTGCCGAATCGATGGCTGGCAGTTATAACAGTGCAAAGCAATCGGAAAAAGATACAAGCTATTATAACATTGTGTTGCATATGGTGCCCATTTGGCCCAATGAAAAGAATGGCAAATATCTTTATGTAGAACAAGCAATGGCCACACAAATGGATAAGCCTTACCGACAACGTGTATATCATTTACAACTTGCTGATGACAGCACCATAACTTCCACCGTTTTTGAAATAAGCAGCGCTTCAACATTTATCAATGCCTGGAAACTACCTCACGTGTTGGAACAATTGACTAGCGACTCATTAATATCAAGACAAGGCTGCGCTATTTACTTACGAAAAAATGAAGATGGTAATTTTGTTGGCAGTACAAAAGCAAAGGAATGCCTGAGCACTTTAAGAGGTGCTGCCTATGCAACAAGCGAAGTGGTTATTTACAAAAGCAAAATGGTATCGTGGGACCGTGGCTGGAATGCTGAAGATAAGCAAGTGTGGGGTGCTGTAAAAGCCGGATATCAGTTTATTAAAGAATAA